In the Candidatus Saccharibacteria bacterium oral taxon 488 genome, one interval contains:
- the ftsE gene encoding cell division ATP-binding protein FtsE, with translation MEMILLDRVTKIYGKDNKPALNRVSVHVKPGEFVILVGTSGAGKSTLLKLLTREEKPTGGKIVVGGIDYDTLKDKHIPLLRRKIGVVFQDFKLLPNRTVFENVAFALEIAGMTNREIKSTVPKVIELVGLKGKEKNFPHQLSGGERQRVAIARAVVRQPKILIADEPTGNLDPKHSWDIVRLLEKINKYGTTVLLTTHNVDIVNKLKRRVITIDHGKITSDQAKGSYKQ, from the coding sequence GTGGAAATGATTTTGTTAGATAGGGTTACCAAGATATATGGCAAGGACAATAAGCCGGCCTTGAACCGGGTGAGTGTTCATGTCAAGCCCGGCGAGTTTGTGATTTTGGTCGGGACATCGGGCGCGGGGAAGTCGACGCTACTCAAACTCTTGACCCGCGAGGAAAAGCCGACTGGTGGCAAGATTGTCGTCGGTGGGATTGATTATGATACGCTCAAGGACAAGCATATCCCGCTGCTGCGGCGCAAGATTGGCGTGGTGTTCCAGGATTTCAAGCTGCTACCAAACCGGACGGTGTTTGAGAATGTAGCCTTCGCGCTGGAGATTGCCGGGATGACTAACCGCGAGATCAAATCAACGGTGCCAAAGGTGATCGAGCTAGTGGGCCTAAAAGGCAAGGAAAAGAATTTCCCACATCAGCTATCTGGTGGTGAGCGCCAGCGGGTGGCAATTGCCCGGGCAGTGGTGCGCCAGCCAAAGATTTTGATCGCGGACGAGCCGACCGGTAACCTCGATCCCAAGCATAGCTGGGATATTGTGCGCTTGCTGGAAAAAATTAACAAATACGGTACCACGGTGCTGCTGACGACGCACAATGTTGATATTGTGAACAAACTCAAACGCCGGGTGATCACCATTGATCACGGTAAAATCACCTCTGATCAAGCCAAGGGGAGTTACAAGCAATGA
- a CDS encoding FtsX-like permease family protein, with protein sequence MTDISRKAAAKARVDPKVLKRTRQRRRRVLTFWRMCRYGINNFSRNTWLTIAATAVMAVTLLIIALTMAARQVLVDSVDTISRRADMSIFLKGSTEQKVIDELTSRLSKLHNVEKVTYISAEQARQEQIEKYKNDPATLEAIKESSNEMPASLRASLRDLNDQRALVEFTKNDELYKKHKDPTKEPSFIGDRREAINAIGDWVRFASIAGSIATVVFVVISSLVVFNTIRMAIFNRKDEIQMMKLIGADRGFIRGPFIVEAVMYGFIAALVASGVGYLLLFSAHDKLAVRLPMDNLMSISTTYAGLVVLAMIMIGAVIGIVSSLIATRKYLKL encoded by the coding sequence ATGACCGATATTTCACGTAAAGCCGCTGCCAAGGCGCGTGTCGATCCTAAAGTCCTCAAGCGCACGCGACAACGCCGCCGCCGGGTGCTGACGTTCTGGCGGATGTGTCGGTATGGTATCAATAATTTTAGCCGCAATACCTGGTTGACGATCGCAGCAACTGCGGTGATGGCGGTGACGCTGCTGATCATCGCTCTCACTATGGCCGCCCGCCAAGTGCTGGTTGACTCGGTGGATACGATTTCGCGCAGGGCCGATATGTCGATTTTCCTCAAAGGCTCGACCGAGCAAAAGGTGATCGACGAGCTGACATCGCGCCTGAGCAAGCTGCACAATGTCGAAAAGGTGACGTATATCTCGGCAGAGCAGGCGCGTCAGGAGCAAATCGAGAAGTATAAGAATGATCCAGCGACTCTCGAGGCGATCAAGGAATCAAGTAACGAAATGCCAGCGTCGCTTCGGGCCTCGCTCAGGGATTTGAATGATCAGCGAGCGCTGGTTGAGTTTACGAAGAATGACGAACTGTATAAAAAGCATAAAGACCCGACCAAAGAGCCGTCGTTCATCGGCGATCGACGTGAGGCGATCAACGCCATCGGTGACTGGGTGCGGTTTGCCAGTATTGCCGGCTCGATCGCTACGGTGGTGTTTGTGGTTATTTCGTCGCTGGTGGTGTTTAACACTATCAGGATGGCAATTTTTAACCGTAAAGACGAGATCCAGATGATGAAACTGATCGGCGCTGATCGCGGGTTTATTCGCGGGCCATTTATCGTCGAGGCAGTTATGTATGGATTTATCGCGGCGCTGGTGGCCTCAGGAGTCGGCTATTTGTTGTTGTTCTCGGCGCATGACAAGCTGGCGGTGCGGCTGCCGATGGATAACTTGATGAGTATTAGTACCACGTATGCCGGACTGGTGGTGCTGGCGATGATCATGATCGGTGCGGTGATCGGTATCGTCTCGTCATTGATTGCGACGCGCAAATACTTAAAATTATAA
- a CDS encoding CHAP domain-containing protein yields the protein MKIRSTTPVSTSRATRAALVAVSAVVLGAGVFQLGPHVFARDYEAEINALNQQAQQAQNEANRLGTMAATLEEELGRINAQIDSIRAEIAKSQQKHDTLVAEIAKNKLAIEKNRKVMGKILSDIYLDDQISPLEMLASSKSIGDYVDKQEQRSSLRSSLNDKIKEIKALQAKLEENKKSVENVLKDQKAQQTQLASKQAEQAKLVNDTKNDQNAYAALATQRNNQAAKLREEQAAANRRALGGVSIPGGIPGGGGYPGVWANAPLDAYVDPWGLYTRECVSYVAWKIHSTGRFVPHFGGAGNANQWPSTAARYGIQSGSTPKAGAAAVMNVGYYGHVMYVESVNGDGTITVSDYNLAWDGLYRKYTRLASGLTYVYF from the coding sequence ATGAAGATACGGTCCACCACACCAGTTTCGACATCACGAGCCACACGGGCAGCTCTCGTGGCGGTTAGTGCTGTTGTTTTGGGCGCTGGCGTGTTCCAGCTCGGCCCACACGTATTCGCGCGTGACTATGAAGCGGAAATTAACGCTCTCAACCAACAGGCGCAACAGGCGCAGAACGAGGCCAATCGTCTCGGGACGATGGCAGCGACGCTGGAGGAAGAGCTGGGGCGCATTAACGCGCAGATTGATTCGATTCGGGCGGAAATTGCCAAGAGCCAGCAAAAGCACGACACGCTGGTTGCCGAAATTGCTAAGAACAAGCTAGCGATTGAAAAAAATCGTAAAGTCATGGGTAAAATCTTGTCGGATATTTACCTCGATGATCAGATTTCACCGCTCGAGATGCTGGCTAGCTCCAAATCAATCGGTGATTATGTTGATAAGCAGGAGCAACGTAGTAGTTTGCGATCATCGCTGAACGATAAGATCAAGGAAATTAAGGCGCTGCAGGCTAAATTAGAAGAAAATAAAAAGTCAGTCGAGAATGTGCTCAAAGACCAGAAGGCTCAGCAGACACAACTAGCGTCCAAGCAGGCAGAGCAGGCCAAGCTGGTTAACGATACCAAGAATGACCAGAATGCCTATGCAGCCTTGGCAACGCAGCGGAATAACCAAGCAGCGAAACTGCGCGAAGAGCAGGCGGCGGCTAACCGGCGAGCGCTTGGCGGGGTGTCAATTCCGGGTGGTATCCCGGGTGGTGGCGGCTATCCAGGCGTCTGGGCGAATGCACCACTGGATGCTTACGTCGATCCATGGGGCCTATATACGCGCGAATGCGTGAGCTATGTGGCCTGGAAGATCCACAGTACCGGTCGGTTTGTGCCACACTTTGGTGGGGCTGGTAACGCTAATCAGTGGCCATCAACAGCGGCGCGATACGGCATCCAGAGCGGTTCGACACCAAAGGCTGGCGCAGCAGCGGTTATGAATGTTGGCTATTATGGACACGTGATGTACGTCGAGTCGGTTAATGGTGACGGCACAATTACGGTCAGCGACTATAACTTGGCGTGGGACGGTCTGTACCGAAAGTATACGCGTTTAGCCTCGGGCCTAACCTACGTGTATTTTTAA
- a CDS encoding S41 family peptidase — translation MTEQRRVGRRARLFLGGLLIAIVSFAAGTRSDLIMAQVGSLFGLRTATGSLDLSTVQRVYRELKAHYDGKLDEQALTRGAARGMVAATGDPHTAYMDPDEAKEFEKSLSGNIGGGIGAEIAKRHNVPTIIRPLKNSPAEKVGIKAGDVIVKVNDTVVTDMPVDQVVQRIRGDVGTTVKLVLSRGGERKDVTVTREKVVAPAAEWKIDGEIGILTVSRFNDDTGKQARQAAEEFRSAGVKKVILDLRGNPGGTVAAAQALAGLWLNHEVVMTQRRGEQVISTEKSTGQPLLGDIKTVVLINGGSASASEIVAGALKDYGKATLVGEKTYGKGSVQRPIDLADGSVLKVTEARWYTPHGKNIDKSGIEPDVKVEVTAGAADNGRDLQLEKAKSV, via the coding sequence ATGACAGAGCAACGGAGGGTAGGAAGGCGGGCTCGCTTGTTTTTGGGCGGGCTGCTGATTGCGATTGTGAGTTTTGCGGCCGGGACGCGGTCGGATCTGATTATGGCGCAGGTCGGGTCGCTGTTTGGCCTCAGGACGGCGACGGGGTCGCTGGATTTATCAACGGTGCAGCGCGTGTACCGTGAACTAAAGGCTCATTATGACGGTAAGTTAGATGAGCAAGCACTTACGCGTGGGGCGGCGCGCGGTATGGTGGCGGCGACGGGCGATCCACACACGGCGTATATGGATCCGGATGAAGCCAAGGAGTTCGAAAAGAGCTTGTCGGGTAATATTGGTGGCGGTATCGGGGCGGAAATTGCCAAGCGGCATAACGTGCCGACGATTATCCGGCCGCTCAAAAATAGTCCAGCCGAAAAGGTGGGCATCAAAGCCGGTGATGTCATCGTCAAGGTTAATGACACGGTGGTGACTGATATGCCGGTTGATCAAGTGGTGCAGCGCATTCGCGGTGATGTCGGCACGACGGTCAAGTTGGTATTGTCGCGTGGTGGCGAGCGTAAAGATGTGACAGTGACGCGCGAGAAAGTCGTTGCGCCGGCTGCTGAGTGGAAGATTGATGGTGAGATTGGTATTTTGACGGTCAGTCGCTTTAATGATGACACCGGCAAGCAAGCGCGCCAAGCCGCCGAGGAATTCCGTTCGGCAGGTGTCAAGAAAGTTATCCTCGACCTCAGGGGAAATCCTGGTGGTACCGTGGCGGCTGCACAGGCGTTAGCGGGGTTGTGGCTCAATCACGAAGTGGTGATGACCCAGCGGCGTGGTGAGCAGGTTATCTCGACGGAGAAATCGACCGGCCAGCCGCTTCTCGGTGATATCAAGACGGTTGTGTTGATTAACGGTGGTAGTGCCAGTGCCAGCGAGATCGTGGCGGGGGCGCTCAAGGATTATGGCAAGGCGACGCTGGTTGGTGAAAAAACCTATGGTAAGGGCAGTGTGCAGCGGCCGATTGATCTGGCGGATGGCTCGGTTCTGAAAGTGACCGAGGCGCGCTGGTATACGCCGCACGGCAAGAATATTGACAAGTCGGGCATCGAGCCGGATGTTAAGGTCGAGGTAACGGCTGGGGCGGCGGATAATGGGCGCGACCTACAGTTAGAGAAAGCAAAGAGTGTCTAG
- a CDS encoding response regulator, with translation MQHRKKILLVEDDTALAAVYRSRLELEGFEIREVHNGEDALSATVAFRPDLIVLDAMMPKISGFDVLDILRNTPETTNVRVIMLTALSQQKDRERAEALGVDEYLVKSQVVIGDVVARVKHHLGVS, from the coding sequence ATGCAACACAGAAAAAAAATACTATTGGTTGAAGACGATACGGCACTGGCGGCAGTCTATCGGTCGCGGCTGGAGCTGGAGGGCTTTGAGATTCGTGAAGTGCATAATGGCGAGGACGCACTGTCGGCAACGGTGGCGTTTCGGCCGGACTTGATCGTACTGGATGCCATGATGCCGAAAATTAGTGGCTTTGACGTACTTGATATCCTGCGCAATACGCCAGAAACGACCAATGTGCGAGTGATCATGCTGACGGCACTCAGTCAGCAAAAAGACCGAGAGCGGGCGGAGGCGCTGGGCGTAGACGAATACCTCGTCAAGTCACAGGTGGTGATTGGCGACGTGGTAGCGCGAGTAAAGCATCATTTGGGTGTGTCGTAG
- a CDS encoding 50S ribosomal protein L27, giving the protein MSKVKAGGSSKNIHNNPGQRLGVKRFGGQKVNAGEVLVRQTGATKVAGAGAYMSRNYTIHAAKSGVVTFKRVKKTKFTGKTERRTQVCVG; this is encoded by the coding sequence ATGTCAAAAGTCAAAGCTGGTGGCTCAAGTAAAAACATCCACAACAACCCTGGCCAACGCCTCGGCGTCAAGCGTTTCGGCGGCCAAAAAGTCAACGCCGGTGAGGTACTCGTCCGCCAAACGGGCGCCACGAAAGTCGCTGGTGCAGGCGCATACATGAGCCGCAACTACACCATCCACGCTGCTAAGTCCGGCGTCGTTACCTTTAAGCGAGTCAAGAAAACCAAGTTCACCGGCAAAACCGAGCGACGAACCCAAGTTTGCGTCGGCTAG